Proteins found in one Triticum urartu cultivar G1812 chromosome 4, Tu2.1, whole genome shotgun sequence genomic segment:
- the LOC125551230 gene encoding paladin gives MEVGEMDDVQAVGEQVISSRGGSVLGKKTILKSDHFPGCQNKRLTPHIDGAPNYRQAGSLRVHGVAMPTMEGIVNVLNHIGAQKKGKQTRVLWHSLREEPVIYINGRPFVLRDAERPFSNLEYTGINRERVEQMEFRLKEDILQEASRYGNKILVTDELPNGQMVDQWESVMSDTVKTPLEVYEELQHQGYLVDYERVPITDEKAPKEGDFDNLVHRISQVDMETEIVFNCQMGRGRTTTGMVISTLVYLNRIGASGIPRTSSIGKVFYAGNDLDDYSPSSEEAILRGEYAVIRSLVRVLEGGVEGKRQVDKVIDKCDSMQNLREAIATYRNSTLRQPDEMKREASLSFFVEYLERYYFLICFAVYVHSVSSAHQATSSGVSFSDWMRARPELYSILRRLLRRDPMGALGYSSSKPTLPKIIESADGRPHEMDVVAAMRNGEVLGRQTVLKSDHCPGCHNLNLPERVEGAPNFREIPGFSVYGVANPTVDGIRAVIQRVSTSKGNRPILWHNMREEPVIYIHGKPFVLREVERPYKNMLEYTGIGRDRVERMEARLKEDILREAERYDGAIMVIHETDNGEIFDAWENVNNEAVLTPLEVYKCLDSEGLPIKYARVPITDGKAPKSSDFDTVAFNVAAACKDAALVFNCQMGRGRTTTGTVIACLLRLRINNGRPIGMPAIQNNHEDTTDADYSSGEETMDHNGHLNSESWKPHTLTELHPRFDINDILLLRKITRLFDNGIECRQILDTVIDKCSALQNIRQAVLQYTKVINQQNMEPRVRRVALNRGAEYLERYLKLIAFSAYLGSEAFDGFCGQGETKISFKNWLQQRPEIQTMKWSIRLRPGRFFTVPDEHKATCQPSIVKARNGSVLGKGSILKMYFFPGQRRSSSMNFRGTPHVIKVDGYPVYSMATPTVDGAREVLSYLGCKDATGRDIIQKVVITDLREEVVVYIKGTPFVLRELDQPVDTLKHVGISGPMVENIEARLKEDILSEVKQLEGRLLLHQEEFNTATNQCSVLGYWEHIDLEDVMTPAEVYSTLRDQGYCIDYKRIPLTREREALAADVDSIQSSINESSRYYLFISHTGYGGVAYAMAITCLRLGADAKFVMEQTAETHFVSSSLTKSVSVKTFTDIALRQGDYRDILNLTRALIHGPKSKEEVDKVIDRCVGAGDLREDILQYRKALRDCSHDDDDEARSYLMDMGTKALRRYFFLITFRSYVHCTSLHEVTFASWMEARPELGHLCDNLKLDR, from the exons ATGGAGGTGGGTGAGATGGACGACGTGCAGGCGGTGGGAGAGCAGGTCATCAGCAGCAGGGGCGGCTCCGTGCTCGGGAAGAAGACCATCCTCAAGAGTGACCACTTCCCCGGCTGCCAGAACAAGCGCCTCACCCCGCACATCGACGGCGCGCCCAATTACCGGCAG GCAGGATCACTGCGTGTTCACGGTGTTGCAATGCCCACAATGGAAGGAATTGTGAATGTGCTAAATCATATTGGGGCACAAAAGAAGGGAAAGCAAACCCGAGTTCTATGGCATAGTCTTCGGGAGGAACCA GTTATCTATATCAATGGTCGCCCTTTTGTTCTACGAGATGCCGAAAGACCCTTCTCAAACCTTGAATATACG GGAATCAACCGGGAGAGAGTCGAGCAGATGGAGTTTCGTTTGAAAGAAGATATTCTTCAGGAAGCTTCAAG ATATGGGAATAAGATCCTAGTTACTGATGAGCTGCCGAATGGTCAGATGGTGGACCAGTGGGAGTCAGTGATGTCTGATACAGTTAAGACTCCACTTGAG GTCTATGAGGAGTTACAACACCAAGGATACCTTGTTGATTACGAGCGTGTTCCTATAACTGATGAAAAAGCTCCGAAGGAAGGGGATTTTGATAACCTG GTACATCGAATCTCTCAAGTTGATATGGAGACTGAAATTGTATTTAATTGTCAAATGGGGAGGGGACGGACTACTACCGGCATGGTCATATCTACGTTGGTTTACCTAAATCGGATAGGAGCTTCAG GTATCCCAAGGACAAGTTCAATTGGGAAGGTTTTCTATGCTGGAAATGATTTAGATGACTACAGTCCTAGCTCAGAAGAAGCAATTCTCAGAGGAGAATATGCTGTCATTAGGAGCTTAGTCCGAGTTCTGGAG GGTGGTGTTGAAGGCAAAAGACAAGTGGACAAAGTTATTGACAAATGTGACTCTATGCAG AACCTGAGAGAAGCTATTGCGACCTACCGCAATAGCACTCTTCGGCAACCTGATGAGATGAAACGGGAGGCATCACTTTCCTTCTTTGTGGAGTACTTGGAACGTTATTACTTCCTCATATGTTTTGCTGTCTATGTACATTCGGTGAGCTCTGCTCACCAAGCAACATCTTCAGGAGTTAGTTTTTCTGATTGGATGAGAGCGAGACCTGAACTGTACAGCATTCTTCGAAG GCTGCTGAGGAGAGATCCAATGGGCGCTCTTGGTTATTCGAGCTCAAAACCTACTCTTCCAAAAATTATTGAATCTGCTGATGGGCGCCCACATGAGATGGATGTTGTTGCTGCCATGAGGAATGGAGAAGTTCTTGGACGTCAAACTGTTTTAAAAAGTGATCACTGTCCAGGGTGTCACAATCTTAATTTGCCTGAAAGAGTTGAGGGTGCACCTAATTTCCGGGAAATTCCGGGGTTTTCAGTCTATGGTGTTGCAAATCCTACTGTTGATGGCATTCGGGCTGTTATTCAGCGAGTTAGTACAAGCAAGGGAAACCGGCCGATACTCTGGCATAATATGAGAGAAGAGCCCGTCATTTATATACATGGAAAGCCTTTTGTGCTACGAGAAGTAGAAAGACCGTACAAGAATATGCTTGAGTACACG GGGATCGGTCGTGATAGAGTTGAGCGTATGGAAGCTCGGTTGAAGGAGGATATTTTACGAGAAGCAGAACGGTATGATGGGGCAATAATGGTTATTCATGAAACCGACAATGGTGAGATCTTTGATGCATGGGAAAATGTCAATAATGAAGCTGTTCTGACTCCACTGGAGGTATACAAATGTTTGGACTCTGAAGGCCTTCCAATCAAATATGCACGAGTGCCCATTACTGATGGTAAGGCCCCCAAAAGTTCAGATTTTGATACGGTAGCCTTTAATGTCGCAGCTGCTTGCAAGGATGCTGCTCTTGTATTCAACTGCCAG ATGGGCAGGGGCAGAACAACTACTGGTACTGTGATTGCTTGCCTGCTCAGACTTCGAATCAATAACGGCAGACCTATTGGAATGCCAGCCATCCAAAATAATCATGAAGACACAACTGATGCCGATTACTCAAGCGGAGAAGAAACAATGGACCACAATGGTCACTTGAATTCAGAATCATGGAAACCTCACACTTTGACAGAGCTACACCCTAGATTTGACATTAATGACATCCTTCTGTTGCGAAAGATTACAAGGCTATTTGACAATGGGATTGAGTGTAGACAGATTTTAGATACTGTTATTGACAAGTGTTCAGCTTTGCAGAACATTCGCCAAGCTGTTTTGCAATACACAAAGGTGATtaatcaacaaaatatggagccAAGAGTTAGGAGAGTCGCATTAAATCGTGGTGCTGAATATTTGGAGAGGTACCTGAAATTAATTGCATTCTCGGCATACCTCGGGAGTGAAGCATTTGATGGTTTCTGCGGGCAAGGAGAAACAAAGATCTCATTTAAAAATTGGCTGCAACAGCGTCCGGAGATCCAAACCATGAAATGGAGCATAAGACTGCGACCTGGGCGTTTTTTCACTGTACCT GATGAGCATAAAGCAACATGTCAACCTTCCATCGTGAAAGCCCGTAATGGTTCTGTTCTGGGAAAGGGATCCATACTCAAAATGTATTTCTTTCCTGGGCAGAGAAGGTCAAGTAGCATGAACTTCCGTGGTACACCACATGTTATCAAG GTGGATGGATACCCTGTGTATAGCATGGCAACGCCAACTGTTGATGGAGCTAGAGAAGTTCTGTCATACTTGGGCTGTAAGGATGCAACTGGAAGAGACATTATTCAGAAGGTGGTCATCACGGATCTTAGGGAGGAAGTGGTAGTTTACATCAAGGGAACACCGTTTGTTTTGAGAGAGTTAGATCAACCTGTTGATACACTGAAGCATGTGGGAATAAGTGGCCCAATG GTAGAGAACATAGAGGCAAGGCTGAAGGAGGATATACTTTCTGAAGTTAAACAGCTAGAAGGTCGGCTGCTTCTGCATCAAGAAGAATTTAACACAGCCACAAATCAATGCAGTGTACTAGGTTATTGGGAGCACATAGATCTGGAGGACGTAATGACACCGGCTGAAGTGTACAGCACATTGAGGGATCAGGGGTATTGTATTGACTACAAAAGGATACCTCTGACCAGGGAAAGAGAAGCATTAGCTGCTGATGTTGATTCAATACAGTCATCAATCAATGA ATCTTCTAGGTACTATCTCTTTATTTCACACACGGGATATGGTGGTGTTGCTTATGCAATGGCCATTACATGCCTGAGACTTGGTGCAGATGCAAAGTTTGTCATGGAACAAACAGCAGAAACACACTTCGTATCAAGTTCTCTTACAAAAAGTGTATCTGTGAAAACCTTCACTGACATAGCCCTCAGGCAGGGAGACTACCGTGACATACTAAACCTTACTAGAGCACTGATACATGGTCCTAAAAGCAAAGAAGAGGTTGACAAAGTTATTGACAG atgtgttggTGCTGGGGATTTGCGGGAGGATATTTTGCAATACAGGAAGGCATTGCGAGATTGTTcacatgatgatgatgatgaggcacGGTCATATCTCATGGATATGGGGACTAAAGCTTTGAG